One region of Collinsella aerofaciens ATCC 25986 genomic DNA includes:
- a CDS encoding energy-coupling factor transporter ATPase, translated as MIECRGVSFSYDGVAPALDGIDLNIEDGEFFCILGGNGSGKSTFAKHLNALLQPDAGTVCVNGMDASDPELVYDIRSTAGMVFQNPDDQLVATLVEDDVAFGPENLGVESAQIAQRVREALKAVGLVGFERHETHALSGGQKQRVALAGVLAMEPRVLILDEASSMLDPRGRKGLMKACHALHERGMTIVMITHFMEEAAEADRVAVFRAGRVAMLGTPEEILTRADELARLNLDMPASCCLGRALRAKGVPICAQVREADMVADIAQAYTERSRTGIAGRPFASDPRIPDNVSSAIDGADALEPVIEISHLSYGYSLSARERRRWHKRSAAEGASNKQALWGNDPSSPWALRNVSLTVRRGEFLGLAGHTGSGKSTLVQHLNGLIRPQEGSVYALGLDLVNKKDAAAVKAKVGVVFQYPERQLFAETVAQDVAFGPHNLGLSQAEVAHRVESSLARVGLDLATVGDKSPFELSGGQQRRVAFAGVLAMEPEVLVLDEPMAGLDPAARRDFLELIGHLHDEGLTVVMVSHSMDDLANCCDRIVVMNEGTVFAEGTPAQVFAYADELKSIGLGVPAAQRMALALAKAGVPLRFDGLYTVESLADELVDLLIGRSDGPSNVADIAKSKTVAREEGC; from the coding sequence ATGATTGAGTGTCGGGGCGTTTCCTTTAGCTATGACGGTGTTGCACCGGCGCTCGATGGCATCGATCTGAACATCGAAGATGGCGAGTTTTTCTGCATCCTCGGCGGAAACGGGTCGGGCAAGTCGACGTTTGCCAAGCACCTGAACGCGCTGCTGCAGCCCGATGCGGGAACGGTGTGCGTCAACGGCATGGACGCGTCCGATCCCGAGCTGGTCTACGACATTCGCTCGACTGCTGGCATGGTGTTCCAGAATCCCGACGATCAGCTGGTGGCAACGCTTGTCGAGGACGATGTTGCGTTTGGTCCCGAGAACTTAGGGGTCGAATCGGCCCAGATCGCGCAGCGCGTGCGCGAGGCGCTGAAGGCCGTGGGTCTGGTGGGCTTTGAGCGCCACGAGACCCACGCTCTCTCGGGCGGACAAAAGCAGCGCGTGGCGCTTGCCGGCGTGCTCGCCATGGAGCCGCGCGTGCTCATTTTGGACGAGGCTTCCTCGATGCTCGACCCGCGCGGGCGCAAGGGCCTTATGAAGGCCTGTCACGCGCTGCACGAACGCGGCATGACCATCGTGATGATTACGCACTTTATGGAAGAGGCCGCTGAGGCCGATCGAGTCGCGGTGTTTCGGGCGGGGCGCGTTGCCATGTTGGGCACGCCCGAGGAGATCTTGACGCGGGCGGACGAACTCGCGCGGCTGAATCTGGATATGCCGGCATCGTGTTGTCTTGGCAGGGCGCTTCGCGCGAAGGGCGTGCCCATTTGCGCGCAGGTGCGCGAGGCGGATATGGTCGCCGATATAGCGCAGGCTTATACCGAGCGGAGTAGGACAGGCATCGCCGGGCGGCCTTTCGCATCCGATCCTCGTATTCCCGACAACGTTTCCTCTGCAATCGATGGCGCAGACGCGCTGGAGCCCGTCATCGAGATTTCGCACCTTTCGTATGGCTATTCGCTGAGCGCCCGCGAGCGTCGCCGTTGGCACAAGCGCTCAGCTGCCGAGGGTGCATCGAACAAACAGGCCCTCTGGGGCAACGACCCTAGCAGCCCCTGGGCGTTGCGCAATGTATCGCTGACGGTGCGTCGTGGCGAGTTCCTGGGCCTTGCGGGCCATACCGGTTCGGGTAAGTCGACACTGGTTCAGCATCTCAACGGACTGATTCGTCCCCAGGAGGGTTCCGTTTACGCGTTGGGGCTCGACCTGGTAAACAAGAAAGATGCCGCCGCGGTTAAGGCAAAGGTCGGCGTGGTGTTTCAGTATCCAGAGCGTCAGCTGTTTGCCGAGACCGTGGCACAGGACGTGGCATTTGGTCCGCATAACCTTGGCTTGTCGCAGGCCGAGGTTGCCCACCGCGTTGAGTCATCGCTCGCGCGCGTGGGCCTCGACCTGGCCACGGTGGGCGACAAGAGTCCCTTTGAGCTCTCGGGCGGGCAGCAGCGGCGCGTGGCGTTTGCTGGCGTGCTTGCCATGGAGCCCGAGGTCCTGGTACTCGATGAGCCCATGGCGGGGCTCGATCCGGCAGCCCGCAGGGATTTCCTGGAGCTCATCGGCCATCTTCATGACGAGGGCCTGACCGTCGTCATGGTTTCACACAGTATGGATGACCTTGCCAATTGCTGCGACCGTATTGTCGTGATGAACGAGGGCACGGTGTTTGCCGAGGGTACGCCCGCTCAGGTTTTTGCGTATGCCGATGAGCTCAAGTCGATCGGCTTGGGTGTTCCCGCTGCCCAGCGCATGGCGCTGGCGCTTGCGAAGGCAGGCGTGCCGCTGCGCTTTGACGGCCTCTATACGGTTGAGTCGCTGGCAGACGAACTGGTGGACCTGCTTATCGGTCGCTCGGACGGTCCTTCTAACGTCGCGGACATTGCTAAATCCAAGACGGTCGCGCGAGAGGAGGGCTGCTAA
- a CDS encoding ECF transporter S component codes for MSEQSQHIHFENTNRWSTKQLVTMALMCALGALFMYVQLPILPSAPFLTYDPSLVPAMVCGFAYGPGAGTAVAAMAIVIHALTTGDWVGALMNLVATLGYILPAAIVYQKMHTYKGAVIGLALGVIAATALSMVANLTIGVWFWYGSADVILPLMLPAVLPFNLIKTVLNSVLTLAVYKAVSNLITPKKDQVKGRA; via the coding sequence ATGTCTGAACAGTCGCAGCATATCCATTTTGAGAACACGAATAGGTGGAGCACCAAACAGCTCGTTACCATGGCGTTGATGTGCGCCTTGGGAGCACTGTTTATGTATGTGCAGCTGCCCATCCTCCCCTCGGCGCCGTTTTTGACGTATGACCCGTCGCTGGTGCCGGCGATGGTGTGTGGATTTGCGTATGGCCCTGGTGCCGGCACCGCTGTTGCCGCTATGGCGATCGTTATCCATGCGCTTACCACGGGCGATTGGGTCGGTGCGCTTATGAACTTGGTTGCCACGCTGGGCTATATTCTGCCTGCGGCTATCGTCTACCAGAAGATGCATACCTATAAGGGCGCCGTGATTGGCCTGGCGCTGGGCGTTATTGCCGCTACGGCGTTGTCTATGGTCGCAAACCTGACCATCGGCGTTTGGTTCTGGTATGGCTCGGCCGATGTGATTTTGCCACTCATGCTTCCTGCTGTTCTGCCGTTCAACCTTATCAAGACCGTGCTTAACTCGGTATTGACGCTTGCAGTGTACAAGGCGGTCTCTAATCTCATCACGCCCAAGAAGGACCAGGTCAAAGGTCGCGCATGA
- a CDS encoding pyridoxamine 5'-phosphate oxidase family protein, translating to MDGLNTVLEYLTSVPAWYLATSVDGQPHVRPFSFAQIQDGKLWFVTARTKDVWQELLQNQRFEATSWWPGHGWLILRGRAGLDDQAALDMREAGWKHLERLGEHYEGAGDPTLVFFSVEEPEAFICNHDEWVPIEL from the coding sequence ATGGACGGATTGAATACGGTGTTGGAGTATCTGACGTCGGTACCGGCATGGTATTTGGCGACGAGCGTTGACGGGCAGCCGCATGTGCGTCCGTTTTCGTTTGCGCAGATCCAGGACGGCAAGCTGTGGTTTGTAACGGCGCGCACCAAAGACGTGTGGCAAGAGTTGCTGCAAAATCAACGCTTTGAGGCCACGAGTTGGTGGCCGGGCCATGGCTGGCTCATCTTGCGCGGGCGTGCGGGTCTGGATGACCAGGCCGCTCTCGATATGCGCGAGGCAGGCTGGAAGCACCTGGAGCGCCTAGGCGAGCACTACGAGGGCGCAGGCGATCCCACGCTCGTCTTCTTTAGCGTGGAGGAACCCGAGGCCTTTATCTGCAACCATGACGAATGGGTGCCGATCGAGCTCTAA
- a CDS encoding energy-coupling factor transporter transmembrane component T family protein, translated as MEAFSFGSYYPGDSAIHRLDPRTKLLLGFVFLITTLTVSSFRGLVPVAIFVVLIYAVSRVPARRVLSSMAPLLAIVAVVAVLNLFSDQSGRILWQLGFLQISEGSLHSAAFMACRLTLMMAGMSAITLTTPTLDLTAGFERLLAPFARVGLPAHELGMIMGIALRFMPQFATEMKQTADAQASRGARVTGGPLGGVRMLGSVAIPLFTGVFRHAETLSAAMDARCYHGEQGRTRLHALAFGRGDALAAVVTALLLICVIVINLQLV; from the coding sequence ATGGAGGCGTTTTCGTTTGGCAGCTACTATCCCGGCGATAGTGCAATTCACCGCCTGGACCCGCGAACCAAGTTGCTCTTGGGCTTTGTGTTTCTGATCACGACGCTCACGGTCAGCAGCTTCCGCGGACTAGTCCCGGTCGCAATCTTCGTTGTCCTGATCTATGCCGTGTCCCGGGTGCCGGCTCGTCGCGTCCTGTCATCGATGGCGCCGCTGCTGGCGATCGTCGCGGTGGTCGCGGTGCTCAACCTGTTTTCCGACCAGAGCGGGCGCATTCTGTGGCAGCTCGGCTTTTTGCAGATAAGCGAGGGCTCGCTGCATTCCGCCGCCTTTATGGCGTGCCGCCTGACCTTGATGATGGCCGGCATGAGCGCTATTACGCTCACCACGCCCACGCTCGATCTCACCGCGGGCTTTGAGCGCCTGCTCGCGCCGTTTGCGCGTGTGGGACTTCCTGCGCACGAGCTCGGCATGATCATGGGTATCGCGCTGCGCTTTATGCCGCAGTTTGCCACCGAGATGAAGCAGACGGCCGATGCACAGGCGAGCCGCGGTGCGCGCGTGACGGGAGGCCCGCTCGGCGGCGTGCGTATGCTCGGCAGTGTGGCGATTCCGCTGTTCACGGGCGTGTTCCGTCATGCCGAAACGCTGTCTGCCGCCATGGATGCCCGTTGCTATCATGGCGAGCAGGGCCGCACACGTCTGCATGCGCTTGCATTTGGCCGCGGCGATGCGCTGGCGGCGGTGGTGACGGCGTTGCTGCTCATCTGCGTCATCGTCATCAATCTTCAACTTGTTTAG
- a CDS encoding pyridoxamine 5'-phosphate oxidase family protein — protein MTDNDRTAQLERACSYLRRIPAWYLATIDVTDGHQPRVRPFSFAMVDDGKLWFCTSRDKDVWAELSANPKFEVSGWKPGECWIVLTGEAALEDDAVVSDRVRQAGFKHMVGIGEDHESANDGRLAFFSVRNIAARFCDIDGSEERLEL, from the coding sequence ATGACCGATAACGACCGCACGGCGCAGCTCGAGCGCGCCTGTTCGTATCTTAGGCGTATTCCGGCGTGGTATCTCGCCACGATCGACGTGACGGACGGACATCAGCCGCGCGTGAGGCCGTTCTCGTTTGCCATGGTCGATGATGGCAAGCTGTGGTTTTGCACCTCGCGCGATAAGGATGTGTGGGCCGAGCTTAGCGCGAACCCCAAGTTTGAGGTTTCGGGTTGGAAACCGGGGGAGTGCTGGATCGTATTAACTGGCGAGGCCGCGCTCGAGGACGACGCGGTCGTGAGTGACCGGGTGCGCCAAGCCGGCTTTAAGCACATGGTGGGCATCGGCGAAGATCACGAGAGCGCCAACGACGGTCGCCTTGCGTTCTTCTCGGTGCGCAATATCGCCGCCCGCTTCTGTGATATCGACGGCAGCGAAGAGCGCCTGGAGCTTTAA